A single region of the Onychomys torridus chromosome 11, mOncTor1.1, whole genome shotgun sequence genome encodes:
- the Sertad4 gene encoding SERTA domain-containing protein 4 isoform X1: protein MGIEKLLMLKSTDSSLGPTGPKAGRKPDICLHFVSASFTLAEGKETQRLISITVCSGGGGGTCGDLGRRTPGHADRAREARGQRRPRGGQRRLERGARDLRLSEMTLVLSMNRFCEPIVSEGAAEIAGYQTLWEADSYRGASPPGPAQVPLQADGGASTQLAGSHYRGIPNPISTSKVTYFKRKYAEEEDLHPPLSSCSHKTISIFEERAHILYMSLEKLRFIDDPEVYLRRSVLINNLMKRIHGEILMQNSWCLPACSLGGTSAQEWFLAQDCPYRKRPRVAKEEWEKFHTCCFYQECGGHCLDLPLSVNTGVGSASAAATATSPSSSPPTSPSSSSSSPPTSSPPSSSSSSSPLPLASCSHHVDFDIGSAPIYKSDGQIPANEIFVTNIRSLGVQEKAKFNDGKVSHDSHRDSDALSREPLGNDLDFECKGQFYDYFETAYNDKNHVSESWKKSLRKKELSPSHKLCCSKGSKM from the exons ACACAGCGGCTCATTTCCATAACCGtctgcagcggcggcggcggcgggaccTGCGGGGACCTCGGCCGCCGCACACCGGGCCACGCCGACAGGGCCCGGGAGGCGCGTGGGCAGCGGCGGCCGCGTGGAGGACAGCGGCGGCTGGAGCGCGGGGCGCGCG aTCTAAGGCTGTCAGAGATGACGCTGGTTCTGTCCATGAATAGATTCTGTGAGCCCATTGTCTCAGAAGGAGCTGCTGAAATTGCCGGGTACCAAACACTATGGGAGGCTGACAGCTACAGAGGTGCAAGCCCCCCAGGGCCAGCACAGGTTCCTTTGCAGGCGGACGGGGGAGCCAGCACACAACTGGCAG GATCACATTACAGGGGAATTCCAAATCCTATAAGCACATCCAAGGTCACATACTTCAAGAGGAagtatgcagaagaggaggatcttCACCCACCACTCAGCAGCTGCAGCCATAAA ACCATCTCCATTTTTGAGGAGCGAGCACACATCCTGTACATGTCTTTGGAGAAGCTCAGGTTCATTGATGACCCGGAAGTGTACCTTCGGAGATCTGTCCTTATCAACAACCTGATGAAGAGGATCCATGGGGAGATCCTCATGCAAAACAGCTGGTGCCTCCCTGCCTGCTCCCTTGGTGGCACCTCTGCCCAAGAGTGGTTCCTGGCTCAAGACTGTCCTTACCGGAAACGGCCCCGGGTGGCCAAAGAGGAGTGGGAAAAGTTCCACACTTGCTGTTTTTATCAGGAGTGTGGGGGTCACTGCCTGGATCTTCCCCTTTCTGTCAATACTGGTGTTGGGAGCGCTTCAGCTGCTGCCACAGCcacatccccctcctcctccccacctacctccccatcctcctcctcttcttccccacccacctcctccccaccctcctcttcctcctcctcttcccctctgccATTGGCTAGTTGCTCGCACCATGTGGACTTTGATATAGGCAGTGCACCTATTTACAAGAGTGATGGCCAGATACCTGCCAATGAGATCTTTGTCACTAACATCAGGTCCCTTGGTGTCCAGGAAAAGGCCAAATTCAATGATGGGAAAGTAAGTCATGACAGCCACAGAGACAGTGATGCCCTCAGCCGAGAACCTCTTGGGAACGACCTTGATTTTGAGTGCAAAGGCcaattttatgattattttgagACCGCATATAACGACAAAAACCACGTGAGTGAGTCCTGGAAAAAGTCTTTGAGGAAAAAGGAGCTTTCCCCAAGCCACAAACTGTGCTGCAGCAAAGGAAGTAAGATGTGA
- the Sertad4 gene encoding SERTA domain-containing protein 4 isoform X3, which yields MTLVLSMNRFCEPIVSEGAAEIAGYQTLWEADSYRGASPPGPAQVPLQADGGASTQLAGSHYRGIPNPISTSKVTYFKRKYAEEEDLHPPLSSCSHKTISIFEERAHILYMSLEKLRFIDDPEVYLRRSVLINNLMKRIHGEILMQNSWCLPACSLGGTSAQEWFLAQDCPYRKRPRVAKEEWEKFHTCCFYQECGGHCLDLPLSVNTGVGSASAAATATSPSSSPPTSPSSSSSSPPTSSPPSSSSSSSPLPLASCSHHVDFDIGSAPIYKSDGQIPANEIFVTNIRSLGVQEKAKFNDGKVSHDSHRDSDALSREPLGNDLDFECKGQFYDYFETAYNDKNHVSESWKKSLRKKELSPSHKLCCSKGSKM from the exons ATGACGCTGGTTCTGTCCATGAATAGATTCTGTGAGCCCATTGTCTCAGAAGGAGCTGCTGAAATTGCCGGGTACCAAACACTATGGGAGGCTGACAGCTACAGAGGTGCAAGCCCCCCAGGGCCAGCACAGGTTCCTTTGCAGGCGGACGGGGGAGCCAGCACACAACTGGCAG GATCACATTACAGGGGAATTCCAAATCCTATAAGCACATCCAAGGTCACATACTTCAAGAGGAagtatgcagaagaggaggatcttCACCCACCACTCAGCAGCTGCAGCCATAAA ACCATCTCCATTTTTGAGGAGCGAGCACACATCCTGTACATGTCTTTGGAGAAGCTCAGGTTCATTGATGACCCGGAAGTGTACCTTCGGAGATCTGTCCTTATCAACAACCTGATGAAGAGGATCCATGGGGAGATCCTCATGCAAAACAGCTGGTGCCTCCCTGCCTGCTCCCTTGGTGGCACCTCTGCCCAAGAGTGGTTCCTGGCTCAAGACTGTCCTTACCGGAAACGGCCCCGGGTGGCCAAAGAGGAGTGGGAAAAGTTCCACACTTGCTGTTTTTATCAGGAGTGTGGGGGTCACTGCCTGGATCTTCCCCTTTCTGTCAATACTGGTGTTGGGAGCGCTTCAGCTGCTGCCACAGCcacatccccctcctcctccccacctacctccccatcctcctcctcttcttccccacccacctcctccccaccctcctcttcctcctcctcttcccctctgccATTGGCTAGTTGCTCGCACCATGTGGACTTTGATATAGGCAGTGCACCTATTTACAAGAGTGATGGCCAGATACCTGCCAATGAGATCTTTGTCACTAACATCAGGTCCCTTGGTGTCCAGGAAAAGGCCAAATTCAATGATGGGAAAGTAAGTCATGACAGCCACAGAGACAGTGATGCCCTCAGCCGAGAACCTCTTGGGAACGACCTTGATTTTGAGTGCAAAGGCcaattttatgattattttgagACCGCATATAACGACAAAAACCACGTGAGTGAGTCCTGGAAAAAGTCTTTGAGGAAAAAGGAGCTTTCCCCAAGCCACAAACTGTGCTGCAGCAAAGGAAGTAAGATGTGA
- the Sertad4 gene encoding SERTA domain-containing protein 4 isoform X2, with protein sequence MTGPKAGRKPDICLHFVSASFTLAEGKETQRLISITVCSGGGGGTCGDLGRRTPGHADRAREARGQRRPRGGQRRLERGARDLRLSEMTLVLSMNRFCEPIVSEGAAEIAGYQTLWEADSYRGASPPGPAQVPLQADGGASTQLAGSHYRGIPNPISTSKVTYFKRKYAEEEDLHPPLSSCSHKTISIFEERAHILYMSLEKLRFIDDPEVYLRRSVLINNLMKRIHGEILMQNSWCLPACSLGGTSAQEWFLAQDCPYRKRPRVAKEEWEKFHTCCFYQECGGHCLDLPLSVNTGVGSASAAATATSPSSSPPTSPSSSSSSPPTSSPPSSSSSSSPLPLASCSHHVDFDIGSAPIYKSDGQIPANEIFVTNIRSLGVQEKAKFNDGKVSHDSHRDSDALSREPLGNDLDFECKGQFYDYFETAYNDKNHVSESWKKSLRKKELSPSHKLCCSKGSKM encoded by the exons ACACAGCGGCTCATTTCCATAACCGtctgcagcggcggcggcggcgggaccTGCGGGGACCTCGGCCGCCGCACACCGGGCCACGCCGACAGGGCCCGGGAGGCGCGTGGGCAGCGGCGGCCGCGTGGAGGACAGCGGCGGCTGGAGCGCGGGGCGCGCG aTCTAAGGCTGTCAGAGATGACGCTGGTTCTGTCCATGAATAGATTCTGTGAGCCCATTGTCTCAGAAGGAGCTGCTGAAATTGCCGGGTACCAAACACTATGGGAGGCTGACAGCTACAGAGGTGCAAGCCCCCCAGGGCCAGCACAGGTTCCTTTGCAGGCGGACGGGGGAGCCAGCACACAACTGGCAG GATCACATTACAGGGGAATTCCAAATCCTATAAGCACATCCAAGGTCACATACTTCAAGAGGAagtatgcagaagaggaggatcttCACCCACCACTCAGCAGCTGCAGCCATAAA ACCATCTCCATTTTTGAGGAGCGAGCACACATCCTGTACATGTCTTTGGAGAAGCTCAGGTTCATTGATGACCCGGAAGTGTACCTTCGGAGATCTGTCCTTATCAACAACCTGATGAAGAGGATCCATGGGGAGATCCTCATGCAAAACAGCTGGTGCCTCCCTGCCTGCTCCCTTGGTGGCACCTCTGCCCAAGAGTGGTTCCTGGCTCAAGACTGTCCTTACCGGAAACGGCCCCGGGTGGCCAAAGAGGAGTGGGAAAAGTTCCACACTTGCTGTTTTTATCAGGAGTGTGGGGGTCACTGCCTGGATCTTCCCCTTTCTGTCAATACTGGTGTTGGGAGCGCTTCAGCTGCTGCCACAGCcacatccccctcctcctccccacctacctccccatcctcctcctcttcttccccacccacctcctccccaccctcctcttcctcctcctcttcccctctgccATTGGCTAGTTGCTCGCACCATGTGGACTTTGATATAGGCAGTGCACCTATTTACAAGAGTGATGGCCAGATACCTGCCAATGAGATCTTTGTCACTAACATCAGGTCCCTTGGTGTCCAGGAAAAGGCCAAATTCAATGATGGGAAAGTAAGTCATGACAGCCACAGAGACAGTGATGCCCTCAGCCGAGAACCTCTTGGGAACGACCTTGATTTTGAGTGCAAAGGCcaattttatgattattttgagACCGCATATAACGACAAAAACCACGTGAGTGAGTCCTGGAAAAAGTCTTTGAGGAAAAAGGAGCTTTCCCCAAGCCACAAACTGTGCTGCAGCAAAGGAAGTAAGATGTGA